A single Populus nigra chromosome 13, ddPopNigr1.1, whole genome shotgun sequence DNA region contains:
- the LOC133671352 gene encoding PR5-like receptor kinase — MTFSIITIYLTRRKGSFSAVIAMTFRLKKSQHVGRVKTFMMDYHSLTPRRYSYSEIKKMTNSFVYTLGQGGFGNVYRGKLPDDGHLVAVKVLKESKGDGEEFMNEVASISRTSHVNVVTLLGFCYERNKRALIYEFMPNGSLDRFISDKGTPLTNCRLEWKKLYEIAVGIARGLEYLHRGCNTRIVHFDIKPHNILLDDEFCPKISDFGLAKLCQSKASKISMIGARGTVGYIAPEVFCRSFGGVTYKSDVYSYGMMVLEMVGQRKDFDMGSLETNEMYFPDWFYMYLEPGKISTLCGGTTEEEEEIVEKMILVGLWCIQTIPSHRPSMTKVLEMFEGSLQSLQIPPRPSFSSPRRSAQEHSSTVSSLPCGSSQGDEVNKLPADGSDL; from the coding sequence ATGACTTTTTCCATAATTACAATATATCTCACTAGAAGAAAAGGTTCTTTTAGTGCTGTCATAGCAATGACCTTCAGGCTAAAGAAATCACAGCATGTTGGCAGGGTTAAAACATTTATGATGGACTATCATTCTCTTACTCCACGACGTTATTCATATtcagaaatcaagaaaatgaccAACTCATTCGTCTATACACTAGGCCAGGGAGGATTTGGTAATGTATACAGAGGAAAGTTACCAGACGACGGTCATCTTGTAGCTGTAAAAGTCCTAAAAGAGTCCAAAGGTGATGGAGAAGAGTTCATGAATGAAGTTGCAAGCATCAGTAGAACTTCCCACGTGAATGTAGTTACCCTTTTGGGTTTCTGCTACGAGAGGAATAAAAGAGCTTTGATTTATGAATTCATGCCCAATGGATCTTTAGATAGGTTTATATCTGATAAAGGAACCCCACTTACAAACTGTCGTTtagaatggaaaaaattatatgaaattgcAGTTGGTATTGCTAGAGGTCTGGAGTACTTGCATAGAGGATGTAACACTCGGATTGTGCATTTTGACATAAAGCCTCACAACATTCTTCTTGATGATGAATTTTGTCCAAAGATCTCTGATTTTGGTCTCGCGAAGCTATGCCAGAGCAAAGCAAGTAAGATTTCGATGATAGGTGCAAGAGGGACTGTTGGTTACATAGCACCTGAAGTATTCTGCAGATCTTTTGGAGGAGTAACTTACAAGTCTGATGTGTATAGTTATGGAATGATGGTTCTTGAAATGGTCGGACAAAGGAAAGACTTTGATATGGGATCATTGGAAACCAACGAGATGTATTTCCCAGATTGGTTTTATATGTATCTTGAACCAGGAAAGATTTCAACACTTTGTGGAGGTACAacggaagaggaagaagagattGTTGAAAAGATGATCTTAGTTGGTTTGTGGTGCATCCAAACCATTCCATCACATAGACCATCAATGACAAAGGTGTTAGAGATGTTTGAAGGCAGTCTTCAGTCTTTGCAAATTCCACCGAgaccttccttttcttctcctagAAGATCCGCTCAAGAGCACTCTTCCACTGTATCATCACTGCCTTGCGGGTCATCGCAGGGAGATGAGGTAAACAAATTGCCTGCTGATGGAAGTGACTTGTAA